One Luoshenia tenuis DNA window includes the following coding sequences:
- a CDS encoding helix-turn-helix domain-containing protein, which produces MDHFSMGKHIAALRKAKGLTQDELAERLGVSPQAVSKWENDLSCPDIMLLPRLAKIFGVTVDELLGAAPPKTVALVPEGERKNLDDLMLRIVVNSAKGDKVRVNLPMQLVKMGLEIGMSFPEFAGNDSFKGSEVLKNIDLDKILLMVEKGAIGRLVEVESAQGDIVEVVVE; this is translated from the coding sequence ATGGATCATTTTTCGATGGGTAAGCATATTGCAGCGCTGCGCAAGGCCAAGGGCCTGACGCAGGACGAGTTAGCCGAGCGGCTGGGGGTATCGCCGCAGGCCGTTTCTAAATGGGAGAATGACCTATCCTGTCCGGACATTATGCTTTTGCCCCGGCTGGCCAAGATCTTTGGCGTCACAGTGGATGAGCTGCTGGGGGCCGCGCCCCCCAAAACCGTTGCACTGGTGCCGGAGGGCGAGCGCAAAAATCTGGACGATCTGATGCTGCGCATCGTGGTCAATTCCGCCAAGGGCGATAAGGTGCGGGTCAACCTGCCCATGCAGCTGGTCAAGATGGGGCTGGAGATCGGCATGAGCTTCCCGGAATTTGCCGGAAACGATTCCTTTAAGGGCAGCGAGGTGCTTAAAAATATCGATCTGGACAAGATCCTCTTAATGGTGGAAAAGGGCGCTATCGGCCGCCTGGTAGAGGTGGAGAGCGCCCAAGGGGATATCGTGGAAGTCGTGGTGGAATAA
- a CDS encoding aminoglycoside phosphotransferase family protein, whose protein sequence is MVEITTQLVKKLIDAQFPKWRALEVCPVAHGGHDNRTFHLGDEMAVRLPSGPAYVVQVEKEARWLPFLARHLSLPISSPVAMGVPTDEYPFPWSINRYIAGETANAHNITDAKGFAMELASFLQELQSIDTTGAPAAGEHNFFRGASPSVYSSQVEEALQAQRDIWPVEKLSALWARAVATTWEHPPVWFHGDVAPGNLLVQNGRLCGVIDFGIMGIGDPACDYAMAWTFFDERSRKYLLRGLDTGTVDRARGWALWKALITVNASNALVAEQAKHTLNAITEE, encoded by the coding sequence ATGGTCGAAATCACAACGCAACTGGTCAAAAAGTTAATTGATGCGCAATTCCCCAAATGGCGTGCGCTGGAAGTTTGCCCAGTGGCGCACGGCGGGCACGATAACAGGACCTTTCATCTAGGCGATGAAATGGCTGTCCGCCTGCCCAGTGGGCCCGCATATGTCGTGCAGGTAGAAAAAGAGGCTCGGTGGCTCCCCTTCTTGGCGCGGCACCTGTCTTTGCCTATTTCCAGCCCGGTGGCCATGGGCGTTCCCACGGATGAGTATCCGTTTCCCTGGTCCATCAACCGCTATATTGCAGGCGAAACCGCCAATGCGCACAATATTACCGATGCTAAAGGCTTTGCGATGGAGCTTGCGTCATTTTTGCAAGAGCTGCAAAGCATAGATACGACCGGCGCGCCCGCTGCGGGTGAACATAATTTCTTCCGCGGCGCAAGCCCATCTGTTTATAGCAGCCAGGTTGAAGAGGCCCTGCAGGCGCAACGGGACATTTGGCCGGTTGAAAAGTTAAGCGCGCTGTGGGCGCGCGCCGTCGCCACAACCTGGGAGCATCCTCCCGTATGGTTCCACGGCGATGTGGCCCCGGGTAATCTTTTAGTACAAAATGGCAGGCTCTGCGGCGTGATTGATTTTGGGATCATGGGCATTGGCGACCCGGCCTGCGATTATGCCATGGCCTGGACCTTTTTTGACGAACGCAGCAGAAAATACCTTTTGCGCGGGCTGGATACGGGGACTGTTGATCGGGCGCGCGGATGGGCCTTATGGAAGGCGCTCATCACCGTTAACGCCTCAAACGCGTTGGTCGCGGAGCAGGCGAAACATACATTAAATGCGATCACCGAAGAATAG
- a CDS encoding GNAT family N-acetyltransferase, giving the protein MNTPTLETERLILRKFTREDFPALFAIYSDEEVNTYLPWYPLKSIDEAAAFFEERYAPDYAQPTGYRYAICLNSDNIPIGYIHVSTQDHHDLGYGLRKEFWHQGIVSEAGKAVVQRVKKDGLPYITATHDVNNPRSGSVMKALGMRYQYTYEELWQPKNFLVTFRMYQLNFDGNDTFVYKKYWDMYANHFIETLS; this is encoded by the coding sequence ATGAACACGCCTACGCTGGAAACAGAGCGCCTGATTCTCCGAAAGTTTACGCGGGAGGACTTCCCCGCATTATTTGCGATCTACAGCGATGAAGAGGTGAACACTTATCTGCCGTGGTATCCGCTAAAATCAATAGATGAGGCAGCCGCATTTTTTGAGGAGAGATACGCCCCGGACTATGCGCAGCCCACGGGATATCGGTATGCCATCTGCCTTAACAGCGACAATATCCCGATCGGCTATATCCATGTCAGCACGCAGGATCATCATGACCTCGGTTATGGCTTGCGCAAAGAATTTTGGCATCAGGGCATCGTAAGCGAGGCGGGCAAAGCCGTGGTCCAACGGGTGAAAAAAGACGGCCTACCCTATATCACGGCGACGCACGACGTTAACAATCCCCGCAGCGGCAGCGTGATGAAGGCACTGGGCATGCGCTATCAATATACCTACGAGGAGCTGTGGCAGCCTAAAAATTTTCTCGTGACGTTTAGAATGTATCAGCTGAATTTCGATGGCAACGATACATTTGTATATAAAAAGTATTGGGACATGTATGCCAATCATTTTATCGAGACCCTGTCATAA
- a CDS encoding LuxR C-terminal-related transcriptional regulator produces MIYNVSFDICATIISAFSLYLILSKKDIRRSSNRLLMYIIIAELISAIFDIWSSVANSYVMDYSYLFRDILNYIFLFAHTSTACLFAWYMIMLLGLQHRIGKVLLAIFLLPEILGVVLPLALNPVLNWVFYYDSSRIYSHGIMIYALYGAGYFYILFATGLAVRFRGTLRKVQRQAAILFLIFSIIPIFIQQVFMPHQLLELFFQSIGIFGFLTTVENLNEIYNPITNVYNRIIFLQDVALAIKSENRFAVVTIKLSRSEYLQAMLMGTDYSNGLFASIAEQLKELFSNDNVYDCERGHFAILTDYNSPDATKMLMQNIAQRFTAGWSYRNHIMQLPAQLCIINIPEDVQTAELLMQLVDLTYNGIDAAPQIATASLLQKELQQRQTPMSASDPLSKELLEMMDQFVAGTTTLTPAERHIMRFYIDGHEIAEIPELAFISINTVRKHNKNIYRKLGVGTKEELMLYIDLLRRSNRLDELNTIQ; encoded by the coding sequence GTGATCTACAACGTTTCTTTCGATATTTGTGCAACAATCATCAGTGCTTTCTCATTATACCTAATACTCTCAAAAAAGGATATTCGTAGATCCTCTAATCGATTGTTAATGTATATCATCATCGCCGAATTGATTTCGGCTATTTTTGATATTTGGAGTTCTGTAGCCAATTCCTACGTTATGGATTACAGCTATCTTTTCCGTGATATTTTGAATTACATATTTCTTTTTGCCCATACCAGCACAGCTTGTCTGTTCGCCTGGTATATGATTATGCTATTGGGGCTGCAGCATCGAATCGGAAAAGTGTTGTTGGCTATATTTCTGCTCCCGGAAATTTTAGGCGTTGTGCTCCCACTAGCCCTTAATCCTGTTTTAAACTGGGTATTCTACTACGATAGCAGCCGCATTTATTCCCACGGCATCATGATCTATGCGCTTTATGGCGCCGGATATTTCTATATCTTATTCGCCACAGGGCTTGCGGTCCGCTTTCGTGGGACGCTACGCAAAGTGCAGCGGCAGGCAGCCATTTTGTTTTTGATCTTCAGCATCATTCCTATTTTCATCCAACAGGTTTTCATGCCCCATCAACTGCTTGAACTATTTTTTCAATCGATTGGTATTTTCGGCTTCCTCACGACAGTAGAGAATTTAAACGAAATCTACAACCCCATCACCAATGTTTATAACCGTATTATCTTTTTGCAGGATGTCGCCCTAGCAATCAAAAGTGAAAACCGTTTTGCGGTTGTTACGATCAAACTTTCGCGTTCCGAGTATTTACAGGCCATGCTGATGGGCACTGACTACTCTAACGGATTGTTTGCCAGCATTGCTGAACAGCTAAAAGAATTATTCTCGAATGATAACGTATACGATTGTGAGCGGGGCCATTTTGCAATATTGACCGATTACAATAGCCCTGATGCTACAAAAATGCTGATGCAAAACATTGCGCAGCGATTTACAGCCGGTTGGAGTTATCGCAATCATATCATGCAACTTCCCGCTCAGCTTTGCATCATTAATATCCCTGAGGATGTGCAAACGGCAGAACTATTAATGCAGCTGGTGGATTTAACCTATAATGGCATTGACGCCGCGCCACAAATCGCCACCGCCAGCTTGTTGCAAAAAGAGCTTCAGCAGCGGCAGACACCGATGTCCGCATCGGATCCGCTTTCCAAAGAACTCCTGGAGATGATGGATCAATTTGTCGCTGGTACCACTACGCTGACCCCAGCAGAGCGCCACATCATGCGTTTTTATATCGACGGGCATGAAATAGCCGAAATCCCTGAGTTAGCTTTTATCTCCATCAACACCGTACGTAAACATAATAAGAATATTTACAGAAAATTGGGTGTCGGTACCAAAGAAGAGTTAATGCTTTATATCGATCTGCTTCGCCGTAGCAATCGTTTAGATGAGCTTAATACCATACAATAG
- the vanW gene encoding glycopeptide resistance accessory protein VanW: protein MARKRLTQLFPFLLPLRRWQKKRCFYLKMRLDRNRYAAQLAKTRLPYPVFEDAFTVINPESGYDIAYQYNKAHNLKLAAATMDTLVIAPGETYSFWMLCRYADKKTPYKPGLSLVDGKIRGVYGGGLCQLSDLVLWLVLHTPLTIVERHPHTVKDFPAPGMPEGVDATVSEGWLDLKVRNDTEHSYQLLLDFPDELIRGRILCSEKPQYDYCLRIDGPRYFTTQGKVYERADVYRARLDPSTGEGLEEKLLYKSCTRIGYPLPAGTAVERRN from the coding sequence ATGGCCCGCAAAAGGCTGACACAGCTATTCCCCTTTTTACTGCCGCTGCGGCGCTGGCAGAAAAAGCGCTGCTTTTACCTCAAAATGCGGCTGGACCGCAACCGTTACGCCGCCCAACTGGCCAAGACCCGCCTGCCTTACCCGGTATTTGAGGACGCCTTTACCGTGATCAACCCTGAGAGCGGATACGACATCGCCTATCAATACAATAAGGCGCATAACCTGAAGCTGGCTGCCGCCACCATGGACACTCTGGTGATCGCGCCGGGGGAGACCTATTCTTTTTGGATGCTGTGCCGCTACGCGGATAAAAAGACGCCCTATAAGCCGGGGCTAAGCCTGGTGGACGGCAAGATACGCGGGGTTTACGGCGGCGGGCTGTGCCAGCTGAGCGACCTGGTGCTGTGGCTGGTGCTGCACACGCCGTTGACTATCGTGGAACGCCATCCCCATACGGTAAAGGACTTTCCAGCGCCAGGCATGCCCGAGGGGGTGGATGCCACCGTGTCCGAAGGATGGCTCGACCTCAAGGTGCGCAACGATACGGAACATAGCTACCAGCTGTTGCTGGATTTCCCGGATGAGCTGATCCGCGGGCGCATCCTGTGCAGTGAAAAGCCGCAGTATGATTATTGCCTGCGTATCGACGGCCCGCGCTATTTTACCACACAGGGCAAGGTCTACGAGCGGGCGGACGTGTACCGCGCCCGGCTGGACCCGTCTACCGGAGAAGGGCTGGAGGAGAAGCTGCTGTATAAAAGCTGTACCCGCATCGGCTACCCATTGCCAGCGGGCACGGCGGTGGAGCGGCGCAATTAA
- a CDS encoding Na+/H+ antiporter NhaC family protein codes for MDANQNAPASQKERLAFYGGPWMSFLPYIIFIALILVTTFHFGSISDGALWLPAFIALLLPFFLAKDKGRYAATLISGMASREAITPVVCWLFAGVFSRILRDSGLAAGVAGLAAGAGVSGAWFSAIAFIASAVFATASGTGFGTIAAGMGVLYPAGLALGAHPGILAGAIISGAAFGDNLAPISDTTICSATSQGVDVPGVVRSRLKYALVAGALTLAAIFLASAFLPGGTGDPTATSYNPLTLLMFIPVLLTIYLAAKSGDIVIATTVGIVAGVAVALGAGLMDFIQIDVAQPALPALITVSGEGLDRAVGGVLQSGLSGMIQVCILALLLSGATAIMRAGGGDRRLLALIGRVAKGPRGTELTISLMVIALSALMGLNAPAILAIGASFALPLAKKQGISPYRTANLLDAQSNTLCYCLPWTPAMVYTLGFAADTATPLTAAQVSPFVFYSFAMLAVMLASIFLGIGRQDGLEQSSKGAKKRWPAKG; via the coding sequence ATGGACGCAAACCAAAACGCCCCGGCATCGCAAAAGGAACGCCTGGCCTTTTACGGCGGGCCCTGGATGAGCTTTTTGCCCTACATCATCTTTATCGCCCTGATATTGGTGACGACCTTTCACTTTGGTTCGATATCCGATGGGGCGCTGTGGCTGCCCGCCTTTATCGCGCTGCTGCTCCCCTTTTTCCTGGCAAAGGATAAGGGGCGCTACGCCGCCACGCTGATCTCGGGCATGGCCAGCCGGGAGGCGATCACCCCGGTGGTATGCTGGCTGTTTGCCGGGGTGTTTTCCCGCATCCTGCGGGACAGCGGCCTTGCCGCGGGAGTAGCCGGGCTGGCGGCCGGCGCGGGCGTAAGTGGCGCGTGGTTTTCCGCCATCGCCTTTATCGCCTCCGCGGTATTCGCCACCGCCTCGGGCACGGGGTTTGGCACCATTGCCGCCGGGATGGGCGTGCTCTATCCGGCGGGGCTGGCGTTGGGGGCGCACCCGGGCATCCTGGCGGGCGCCATCATCTCCGGCGCTGCCTTTGGGGATAACCTGGCCCCTATATCGGATACCACCATCTGTTCGGCCACCTCACAGGGGGTGGACGTGCCGGGCGTAGTGCGCTCGCGGCTCAAATACGCGCTGGTGGCCGGCGCGCTGACGCTGGCGGCCATTTTCCTGGCTTCGGCTTTTCTGCCCGGGGGGACGGGTGATCCCACGGCCACAAGCTATAACCCGCTGACGCTGCTGATGTTTATCCCGGTGCTGCTCACCATCTATCTGGCGGCTAAGAGCGGGGACATCGTCATCGCCACCACGGTCGGGATCGTTGCTGGCGTGGCAGTGGCCCTGGGCGCGGGGCTGATGGACTTTATCCAGATCGATGTGGCGCAGCCCGCCCTGCCGGCGCTGATCACGGTATCCGGGGAGGGGCTGGACCGCGCCGTAGGCGGGGTGCTGCAATCGGGCCTCAGCGGGATGATCCAGGTCTGCATCCTGGCGCTGCTGCTCTCGGGGGCTACGGCCATCATGCGCGCCGGCGGCGGAGACCGAAGGCTGCTGGCCCTCATCGGCAGAGTCGCCAAGGGCCCCAGGGGTACGGAGCTGACCATCAGCCTGATGGTGATCGCCCTCTCGGCGCTGATGGGGCTAAACGCCCCGGCCATCCTGGCCATTGGCGCATCTTTTGCCCTGCCGCTGGCGAAAAAGCAGGGCATCAGTCCCTACCGCACGGCAAATCTGCTGGATGCCCAGTCCAACACCCTATGTTATTGCCTGCCCTGGACGCCGGCCATGGTCTACACCCTTGGCTTTGCGGCGGATACCGCCACACCTTTGACGGCGGCGCAGGTATCCCCATTCGTGTTTTATTCCTTTGCCATGCTGGCGGTGATGCTGGCCAGCATTTTCCTGGGGATCGGCCGGCAGGACGGCCTGGAGCAAAGTTCGAAAGGAGCGAAAAAACGATGGCCCGCAAAAGGCTGA
- a CDS encoding M15 family metallopeptidase, translated as MREEQIPLLVNAAHAYVGKPMDLVAVDAAHPGILLCRAAQQALNGLLAAIGGVGKILPVSGYRPRSEQEAIYAASLRENGREFTRKYVALPGHSEHETGLAIDLGENKPPIDFIRPAFPDGGICGQFKARAAEFGFILRYPADKEAVTGIAHEPWHFRYVGPEHAQAMAREGLTLEEYVARLLKTAR; from the coding sequence ATGAGAGAAGAACAGATTCCGTTGCTGGTCAACGCGGCCCATGCCTATGTGGGCAAGCCCATGGACCTGGTAGCCGTTGACGCAGCGCATCCAGGCATCCTGCTGTGCCGCGCAGCGCAACAGGCGCTAAACGGCCTGCTGGCGGCCATCGGCGGGGTGGGGAAGATCCTGCCGGTGAGCGGATACCGCCCGCGCAGCGAGCAGGAGGCGATCTATGCCGCCTCGCTGCGGGAGAACGGACGGGAATTTACCCGGAAGTATGTGGCGCTGCCCGGTCACAGCGAGCATGAAACGGGGCTGGCCATCGACCTAGGGGAGAATAAGCCCCCTATCGATTTTATCCGTCCCGCCTTCCCCGATGGCGGTATTTGCGGGCAATTCAAAGCCCGGGCGGCGGAATTCGGCTTTATATTGCGTTATCCGGCGGATAAGGAGGCGGTGACCGGCATCGCCCACGAGCCGTGGCACTTCCGCTACGTGGGCCCGGAGCACGCCCAAGCGATGGCGCGAGAAGGCCTGACGCTGGAGGAATATGTTGCCCGGCTGCTCAAAACGGCGCGCTAG